GCGACAATTGCGAATTTGAGCTGTCCCGGTGCTGTTAGGAATTTGTCGATGAAGTCCAGGCCCCATTGGCAATATGCCCAAGGGGCGACGATGATTAAGAGCGGTACCGATGGTGCAAACTGGTGAAAATGACTTGGCCATTTTCATCACGTATGAGTTATTAATGGTAACCTGGCAAACTGGTGGCACTTAAGTTAGGCGCTAGCGATACGTTTCACGTCTTGTTCGATTGTAGGCCAATAGTACCCTGTATGCAGTGCCTTGAATGCCAGGTTCCTCGCACCTGTGTGATTGCCGCAAACTCCGCTATGCAGCGATAGCAAGACTCGCTGTCCCTCTTCTAGGGAGATGCACTTAAGCAGGGGGAGCCTTTCCTGTATAGCTTGCCTTCTCGGACCGTGTACAACGTTGCTCTTCTACGGAGCCTGGTGGCGATAGTCTTGTCCTGGGGCTCGATACCCTTGGAGAGGTAGTCGATGAAtgggtccatccatgaaggCGGTCGCTAGCTCTCGGTCAGGAATATATCCGAGAATGGCTTATCGATGCTTGGCTTGTCTAGGATTTCTCCCATATCGGTGTTTGGGGACGATGTGGCCAACCTCGCGACAACGTCTGCTTTGTTGTTCTGTGCTCTAGGGATCAGGGCGATTGTATGGTCAGTGAGACATCGTTGGAGTAAAGTCTTGGCGAGGGATTGGTAGTGGGATAGGTGTGGCTCCTTGGCTTGGAAATAGCCGCTGACCTGGTTGGCGATGAGTTGGGAGTCGCTAAAGATTGCCAGTCTCGTGACTCCAAACTCTTTTGGCCAGATGGATGCCAGCGATCAGTGCTTCGTACTCTGCTgcgttgtttgaggctttgaactTGAATTGTAGCGCATACTCGTATGTATGCCCCTTTGGGTAAGTTAAGACTACCCCAACACCACTGAGCTTATTGTTGGAGGATCCATCGAAGTAAAAAGTTCAGGTGGGGGTGATATGGGGTTCCGAGGTAGTCTCGTCCGAGGACGCATCATCTTCTAGGGGTATGAACTCAGCGATGAAATCGGCAACAGCTTGCCCTTTGATGGTTGTATGAAGCGTGTAATGAATGTCGAACTCGCCGAGTTCGATGGACCATTTTACCAACCTTCCCGAAGATTTCGTTTCTGGAGGACTTGTTTCAAGGGTTGGTTGGTCAAGACATGTATGGTGTGAGCTTGGAAATATTGCCGTAATCGTCGGGCGGCTGTGAGGAGTGCGAGGGTGAATTTCTCTATATCGGAGTACCTTGACTCGGTATCGTTGAACCCTTTGCCGGTGTAATAGACTGGCAACTCATTGCTGTCATCTCGCCTAACCAGAGCGGCGCTGATGGCGGTGACTGCTACGGTGAGGTAGATGTACAAGACTCTTCCTGGGATAGGTTTTGAAAGAGTGGGTACTGACGCAAGATAGTCTCGGAGACCCTGGAAAGCCTTGTCGTGCTCGGGTCCCCAATTGATGGTTTCTGTGCGGTGAGTTTTGAGGAgcttgaagaatggggcgcactCGTCAGTTAAGCGCGATATGAATCGGGCGAGAGCGTCAATCTTCCCAGTGAGGGACTGGACCTCGTTCCTGGTTTTTGGTGGTGGCATATCGAGGATTGCCTACACATTTTCAgagttggcctcgatgcccctcTCACTACCTACAAAACCTAAGAACATGCCTCCTAGTACTCCAAACAAGCACTTGTCCGGGTTGAGTAGCATGCCATATTGGAGtaagatgtcgaagacaatgccCAGGTTCTTAATGTGATCTTCAATGGTGACGCTTTTGACGAGCATATCGTCCACATACACTTCCATGATCTTACCGATATGGTCTACGAACATGGCGTTAACCAGTCTCTGGTATGTGGTCCCGACGTTCTTTAGACCAAACGACATTACTTTGTAACAGTACAAACCCTCATCGGTGGTAAAAGATGTGTGCTCCTGATTGGAGGGTTTCATGGCGATTTGATTGTAGCTGGAGAAGGCGTCCATAAATCTGAGGAGCTTGTGGCCTGCAGTGGAGTCAACTAACTGATCGATTCGTGGTAGGGGAAAATTGTCCTTTGGGCAAGCCTTGTTCAAGTTGGTATAATCGACACACATGAGCCATTTTCTGTTGGCTTTTTTACCATTTCGACATTGGAGAGCCATGTCGGGTAGGAGACTTCCCTGATAAACCCAATGTCTTGGAGTTTCTTGACTTCGGCCTGGATCactttgtatttttcttccttgaagGCCCTTCTTTTTTGGCGAATTGGGGGAACGTCTGGTGAGATAGTGAGTTTGTGGGTCAACAATTCTGGAGAGATTCCTGTCATGTCTGCGGTTTAAAAATCACCCTCTTAGATGACGATGAAGTAGGTCAGGAATGAACTAACTATGACCATGCGAACACTTCCTGTCGAGTCTTGAGGAAGGCGATTGACTTTGCTTGGAACTGTAGATCTGTTTTGGACTCGATCTTCACTTTTCTTTCTGGAtgtgtattggaaatggagacCGATATCAGGTCTTCTAACACACCTGGTCTGAGGTGCTTGAGCTTGAGCTTATCGTCCTTCTTTTTGCTGCGTGTATCGCTATCTTCTGAAGTCTCAGGATCTTCCCTTGGATCATTGGGCTTGTCGGAGGGAGAGGGTAGGTCAAAAGTTAGGAGGACCTCTCGTCTGCCATGTCCCCTCGCGACAGTCAAGGAGTTGCATTGTCTTGCGAGCTCTTGATCGCCTTTGACGGTGAGGATGCCTCCCGGGGTAGGTATTTTCATCATTAGCATGTGCCCTTCTACAAAGCAGAGTCCCCAGATGGCGTCGCATCCCAAGATGACGTTGTAGGATCAGGGTAATCGACAATGATGAAGTGTGCTGTCATGGTGGCGATTGTGCTGCCACCTCCCAGTGTGATCCTCAAATCATCGGATCCCAAGGGCTGTGTGATCTCTCCTGCGAAGCTGATTAGGGGGTCGTGGTCTTGGGTGAGTTTCTTCTTATCTCGATTGAGGCCCTCGTAGCAGATGCAGCACATGACGCTGACTGCTGCGCCGCTATCGATCAAGAGCCTATGGCATCGATAGTGGTCGATGATCATGGTGATTAAGAATGGGTCGTTATGGTGCTTCTTTATGGTGTCCTCGCTGCGATTAAAGGCTATTGAGTTCCATTCTACCTGAGGGGTGTGGCAGCCATGGCTGAGTCCCAATACCTCCTGGTCTTGGGGGCATTGGCGTTTTTGTGCATGGTGGATCTCGGGTGTCATTGGAGCGCCGCCGTGTATCGTTAGAATCTGTCCTTAGACCTTAATGGCGTTAGCGGCCGTGGTGGGAGTGCGATATTGCGAGAGCTGGCCACTCTGAATGAGGTGCTCGATAGCATTTTTTAGCGCCCAATAGATATTGGTGGGGTGGCTGGACTCCTCATGATACGTGCAGTGTTTACTGTTATCTCGCAGTTTTGCCTGGCCAAGTTTGCGCCGTGGTGGGCATGGGATGATGTCCTTGTGGTTATTCTAGATATGCTCATAAGAAGCGGTGAGTGTGGTGTAAATCTCATATCGGGGTGCCTCAAAGCGCTGGTCATCCCTGTGTCGGGTACCGCTGTATGGTACATCGCGATATCACCTACTGGGGGAGTTGTATTTTGGCTTCTTAGGGCTCTTTCCGTACTATTTGTCCCTTTTGTCCTTGTAGCCTTGTCGATTTCGTTGGGACCTGTCATGCTGGATGGGCTTGTCCTTGGCGGAATCAGTGCCTCTGCTTTTTGTGGTCCCAATAGGGTTGTTGACTTGAGGGACCCTGATTGGATGCGCATTGGAGTTGGTATCACGGCCAAAGGTATCGTATTTCACCTGTGTAAAGGCGGTAGCAGCATCGAGAAAGTCATCATATGTAGCGGGAGGATTGGTGTTTATCTGTAGCAGGAAGTAACCTGGCTAAAGTGCTTGCTTAAATGTTTACGCTGCTAGGGCGGGGTCAAGTGAACTGTACTGCGTAGCCTGTTTCCTCTAGCTGCATATAAAGTCTCGTAATCGCTCATTTGGTCACTATTTGAGCTTGAATAGGTCAGGTGTCATGCGACACCTGCTGCCGCACAGAATGAATCTGAGGAGAAACTTGTCCTCGAGCTCCTGGAAGCTATCAATTGAGTTGGGAGGAAGATTAAGAAACCAACGCAGGGCCTCGTCCATTAGGGTTTCCTCGAACGCGTGACACGCCATTGCGTCAGTATATCGGGTACCATGTAGGATGGACTGGAATACTTCTAAGTGGTGGTAAGGGTCTCGGGTGCTTTTATATTTCTCAATCTTGAAGGGCTTGGCTTCTGGTGGGCACTTCTCAGCTTGTATTCGGGCAGTGAATGGTCCCGTCTTTCCCTAAAAGCCTGCAGTGGTTGGTTGCCAGCCAGTCTTGCTTTCAACGTTTTCAACTCATGCTTGTAAGGAGGAGATGGCCTCCCTCATCTAGAGCAATAGCAGAGTATTAGGATCGGATGGGGGTGTGTTGGCGGTCGTGGCTGTGTTTATACCCGAGGTTCCCGCTATATCATGGGCAGGCTGAGGTGGTGGCGCCGTGTCGCATTGATTGGGGAGTAGGGGTGAATTCAAGTAGATGACCTAGGTCCTGCGCTCGTGCTGCCAGGTGTGGGGCATGTGGTGCTTCCCGATGTAGCGCCTGGAGGCAAGAAGGTGCCAGCGAGGTCGGTGCTCGGGTAGGTGGTGAGGACTGCTCCTGGTGTCGAGACACCGTCGATAGTTGGTATCGGGGTCTCCTGCTCGTGGGCTATGTCCAAAGCTTCGTTATGTGTGACTCACCTCTGAAGTGCCTCCCGGAGGATGCGGTTTTGATTCGTCATATTTTTGACCTCACGACGAGCCGCCATGGTCACTGCGCGCTCGGCCTCGGCCTGTGCGGGTGTCTCCATGAGGTAGCGCATTGCTATCTCTAGCGCGGTGGTTGGATAAGTAGTCATGACCGATTGAGCCTCGGTGTTCTGGCTCTGAAACTCGAGAGTGTGCTGGACCTCGCGGGTCACTGCCTCTCGAGGCGGATCGTCGTTGTTGGTATCGGGATTGCTGGTAGCCATCGATGTGTTGTCTTGCTAGCAAGGAGCGATGGGAGTCCTTCTAGAGCCAAATGTTCCAGTTGCCTCGAGAGGAGTCTGATCCAACTGAACATGGGTTGTATTTATCCGTTACAATTGCTATCGGTCTCGTTTATCTGCAAAACAGaagaaggtcagagggaagaccgggtgtggcagccttcaacgctccgatgcctaagtcagtatcgaacaagataatgataatggaaagcgatagtaaatAGTTACCTCTTTAGGTTGTTAGCgatgaccttaatgtagcaggttcgtgggagcttggttccgtttctttcggtgtgggacGCTCGGGATCCCGATATCGCCCTGAAGGGTATCGGAACCCTCGGCTCGGAGCTTATCTCGCCAGTATATTGGCGATTCGAGTCTTatgcttccgatacttgtgcttAGGAGGTATGTGTATACCAACAGTCGGAtatatgcttctcatgaagtttcCTACACCCAACGACATGGGCTGTGTGAAAGGAAGCCAACAGCTAGctcgagaatgttattcaaagACTGTGGTGCTGTCAGAAAGCCGCCATGAGATCTTAACGGTGGGAAATCAAGTGCTGCTGACCGACACAATTGAAGACCCTAGGGACTGCGAGGAGAAGTATGTAAAAAAGGAActtgtcaacccagaaacatccttgcaggttatcagcatctctgacgaacaCCCTAAGCTGATAGTCCTCATCAACGCTCAAGTCGCCCCTAAGATAGCAGTTGAACTCACCCAATTTCTGCGAGACAACTCCGCTATGTTTGCTTGGTCCTGGGccacatgccaggcatctcccctgaaatcatcacgcacaagCTAAGCATTAAACCATCTTTCTATCTAATAAAATAGAAGTGCATGGCCTTTGACGAAGAaagatatcgtgcaataggggaagaagTCGCCAAGCTACAAGGCATCGGGTTCATCCACCAAGTCAATTATCCCCAATGGATTTCTAATATGGTCATGGTAAAGAAGCTTAGAAGgaagtggcgaatgtgtgtgGACTTTAAgggtctcaacaaggcatgccctaaggatagtttcccgctaccccgcattgaCCAGCTAATTGACGCAACAGTGGGACATCagctgctcagcatgatggacgctttctccggctacaaccaaatcaagatgcaccccagcgaccaaggatgcaccaccttcacaaccgacaaaggcctgtgtTGCTACATTATCATACCTTTCGAATTGAAGAACGTCAGGGCAACGACacaccagcggttgatgaacgccatgttcgctgagcatctcggCAAATAATAGAGGtgtacgtggacgacatgctagtcaagAGCATCAAGGCCAGCAGACACGTGGCAACCCTCCACATCATagtcgccattctcttggcctacggtataCGCCTTAACCCCGAGAAGTTTTTTCTGcatcaccgctagcaaatttttaggttacatcgtcagcgaacgaggcatagaggctaaccctgacaaggtgtaagccatcctcaacatgaaatcCCCGGTGTGGAAGATGCACGTTTAAAGCCTTCAGGGCAAGCTCACTGCCCTTTCTCGTTTCATCTCCATGCTCACCGATAGATGTCTCCCATTCTTCAAAGCCatgaagaggacccacaagaaagaaaTTAACTAGACCCCAGACTGTGAGGCGGCATTCCAAAGTCTGAAGGAACATTtagcggcagtcccacttcTCTCCATTCCTGTACAAGGTGAGATACTCTACATATATCTAGGGTATCCCCAATAGCGGTCAGCTATGCAATCGTACGAAGAGAGGGACAGGACcagctcccagtgttctacaCCGGCAGAGCATGAACGACGTTGAGACCAGATACACCCCACTGGAGCAACTTACTCTCGCGCTCATCGTCACCGCTAAACATCTCTGTCAATAATTCCAAGCCCACATAATCCATGTCCTGACAAATCAATCGCTGAAATAGGTAATgtagaaccctgaacactccgGACGCCttagcaagtgggccatcgagctcagcgagttcgacatttaATACAAGCAGCGAACCACTATGAAAGGCCAAGCGGTAGCCGCTTCATCACTGAGCTCACTTAACGTTAGGATGAACCTCGCTTAAGGGCAAAAGAAGGCGACATGGCCATGACCACCGCTGAGGAACTAACACCCAAATAatagtcagactggaacctccatGTAGATGGCTTGGCCTGGGCCAAAGCTTGCGGCGCAGGAGTCGTCTTGACAGGACCAGTGGGACTAAATGTGGAGTATGCTatgaaattcaacttcacagcctcaaacaacatggtggagtacgaagcactcattgcagGCTTGCTCCTGGCCATCTACTCAGGCGCTGacaacgtcaacatattcagcgactcctaGTTAgtcgtcaaccaagtcaactACAGTTTCCAAGCCAAAGAcaaacagttagcggcatacttgggatacGTCAAAACGCtcttcaaaaaattcaaattccataccatcacacaaatccccagagaaaagaacgccaaggcagACTCTCAACCACACCGAAATCAGGctgacacaagggtggaatgccttgacaggccaagcatcaccaaaacgcTAGCGAAAATATTCAACATtaaggtcaatcccagctggatggatgaaataatcAAGTACAAGATCAATGGAACACTACACAAGGTCGAAGCACGacaactcaagcggagagcaacccgctataacATACAAAATgacaagctttaccgccaagggttcacccatcccaacctctgatgtctgaccccagaggagggaaatgtCGTTTTGGCAATGATACATTTCGGGGAATGTGAAAATCACTCAGGTGCCAGGTCTCTGGAAAATCGTACCATGAGGCATGGGTACTTTTGGCCCAGGCTTGGCGACTACGCCAGAGAAGTCTCCAAGTCCTGTCAcacaagtgtcaacaatacTCTAACCTCCCTCATGCCCCGGCAGAGCCCCTCTCGATAATCATCGGCCtatggattcactccacttgGGGCCTCAACCTAGTTGGCAAATTACCAACCGTTAGGGGatagttcaagtacatcattgtcgccattgactacaACAGCAACTGGATCTAGGCTGAGAGGCTGACGGCAATCACTATAGCCAAGGTAACCCACTttctctggaagaacatcttgCCGGTACGGCGTTCCCCAtaccatcatcacagacaacgggcacagttcaacaataaggagaTCATATCTCTTACCGCgaatctgggcaccaagatgagctttgcatctattgctcacccccaaaccaacgaaCAAGTTGAAATctcaaacaagataatcaagaagctgctaaaaaagaaactcaacgACGCTAAGGGTTTGTGGGCAGAGAAGCTCCaggaagttctgtgggccatcaggacaacCCTAACATCCGCAAATGGTGAAACACCGTTTTGCATGATTTTTGGGACTGAGGCCGTCCTAACTATCAAggtcacccaacctaccgctagggtcaaaAGCTACTGTTCCGAGACCAACGCCGAGGGTATCAATCTTGACAAAGATCTCCTCGAGGAAAAAAGCCACAAGtcccatttgcacaacttgcaaaacaagcaatggGTATCGCGTCAAAGCTCAGAACCTCCAACTTGGGGACTGGAATGAAGAAAGTCATTCCACCACTAACGGTACTCCAGCccacttgggaaggaccataccAAATTGTAGACATCGTCAGCCCTGACACTTTCTACTTAAAGGACatggatggcgtcacaacgacccacccttggaataccgaacacctccggtattactacaagtaaTTATACCGCTGACCCAAGaacatcttgacttagctaaatttttgtacaaTATTTAtttaagggaagctacccaatgggTACTCTCCCTCTTTTGTAAATGTTGATCTcttagctatcaatgaaacgagaaattattcaaaccattgttctcTGTAGCACAAcgttaactggcaacgccaacaacatTCAGCGGACCatgtccgctacatcgtgcactcggaacaattttaaatattttaatgtttcattgattaacAAAAGCTTAAGTTAGGCTCTAGCGGTATACTAGCACTCAGGCAACACATATATTTGGCAACGGCAAACCCATACTTTagaaaattctttttttcttcaaaacgcGAAATTCATTATATATCCAGGTTGGGACTCCCCAACCA
This portion of the Rosa chinensis cultivar Old Blush chromosome 1, RchiOBHm-V2, whole genome shotgun sequence genome encodes:
- the LOC112172985 gene encoding uncharacterized protein K02A2.6-like — its product is MPPPKTRNEVQSLTGKIDALARFISRLTDECAPFFKLLKTHRTETINWGPEHDKAFQGLRDYLASVPTLSKPIPGRVLYIYLTVAVTAISAALVRRDDSNELPVYYTGKGFNDTESSHFHQFAPSVPLLIIVAPWAYCQWGLDFIDKFLTAPGQLKFAIVAVDYNTKWFEAEALATITVAKVINFLWKNIYCLFRIPETIIIDNGAQIDNDTLRDFVGLYGTQIQYASPAHPQTNGQVKAVNKIIKQNLKKRLDNAKGLWAEKLPEVLWAIRTTITKANGESPFCLSFSDEAVIPVEQEVHSERVACFDPLTN